A stretch of the Azospirillum brasilense genome encodes the following:
- a CDS encoding anti-sigma factor family protein, which produces MGGDPISLNQDADLHLYMDGEMEPARRAAFEAQLAANPALAAKLDEYRHQQEMLRLGLDMMAAVSVRETETLAGRLRWRLDMDRFSRRVAPLAAAMLLVMGGWSLTVWVQSGGAAGPQLAGAVDDVPAFADEAADAHSKAVALNTLQPSPPQTNVTPVPAQTAQVPLPEGRGMTVALPAIGPELTLIRASIVPWNHGTALQFLYREPDGELLTLFVASGGPAQDGTLHTVVQDSLRLVYWRAGLVAYTVTGNKADGDLLTVAKKMADSIRRS; this is translated from the coding sequence ATGGGCGGTGATCCCATCAGCCTCAACCAGGACGCCGACCTCCATCTCTACATGGACGGCGAGATGGAGCCGGCCCGCCGCGCCGCCTTCGAAGCGCAGTTGGCCGCCAACCCGGCCCTGGCCGCCAAGCTCGACGAGTATCGGCACCAGCAGGAGATGCTGAGGCTTGGGCTGGACATGATGGCCGCCGTCTCGGTGCGGGAGACCGAAACGCTGGCCGGGCGCCTGCGCTGGCGTCTGGACATGGACCGTTTCTCCCGGCGGGTCGCCCCGCTGGCCGCCGCGATGCTGCTGGTCATGGGGGGATGGAGCCTGACCGTGTGGGTGCAGTCGGGCGGGGCTGCCGGACCGCAGTTGGCCGGCGCGGTCGATGATGTCCCCGCCTTCGCGGACGAGGCGGCGGACGCGCATTCCAAGGCCGTCGCGCTCAACACGCTGCAGCCGTCGCCGCCCCAGACGAACGTCACGCCGGTTCCGGCGCAGACCGCCCAGGTGCCGCTGCCGGAGGGCCGCGGCATGACGGTGGCGCTCCCCGCCATCGGTCCGGAACTGACCCTGATCCGGGCCAGCATCGTGCCATGGAACCATGGCACCGCTCTCCAGTTTCTCTACAGGGAACCGGACGGCGAACTGCTGACCCTGTTCGTCGCGTCCGGAGGTCCGGCGCAGGACGGCACCCTGCACACCGTCGTGCAGGACAGCCTGCGGCTCGTCTACTGGCGAGCCGGGCTGGTCGCCTACACCGTCACCGGCAACAAGGCCGACGGCGACCTGCTGACCGTCGCCAAAAAGATGGCGGACAGCATCCGCCGATCCTGA
- a CDS encoding sigma-70 family RNA polymerase sigma factor has protein sequence MTFSLRDQLSNQLRSLRRYALALARNRDDAEDLVQETLVRAISGSRTFRPNGDLRSWLFGILHNVHVNGVRREQVRARGASAIEAMAYGQMPPNQPDHVELMRTIEAFSTLPDEQRRVLTLVAVEGMSYQEAARQLDIPLGTLMSRLARGREALRVEMGHREMDQRDRAQTALRAVR, from the coding sequence GTGACGTTCAGCCTGCGCGATCAACTGTCGAATCAACTGCGCTCCCTGCGCCGCTACGCCCTCGCGCTGGCGCGCAACCGCGACGACGCGGAGGATCTCGTGCAGGAGACGCTGGTGCGCGCCATTTCCGGCTCCCGGACCTTCCGGCCGAACGGCGACCTGCGGTCCTGGCTGTTCGGCATCCTGCACAACGTCCACGTCAACGGGGTACGGCGGGAGCAGGTGCGGGCGCGCGGCGCCTCGGCCATCGAGGCGATGGCCTACGGGCAGATGCCGCCCAACCAGCCCGACCATGTGGAGCTGATGCGGACCATCGAGGCCTTCTCAACCCTTCCCGACGAGCAGCGCCGCGTCCTCACCCTCGTCGCCGTGGAGGGGATGAGCTACCAGGAGGCCGCCCGCCAGCTGGACATCCCGCTCGGCACGCTGATGTCGCGGCTGGCCCGCGGCCGGGAGGCGCTGCGTGTGGAGATGGGCCACCGGGAGATGGACCAGCGCGACCGCGCCCAGACCGCCCTGCGGGCGGTGAGGTGA
- a CDS encoding cytochrome c maturation protein CcmE, whose translation MRPSTTLPLLAAPVLAAAFAAFLLSGPADAGERHRTVQAASPQPIAEALRAGGGTVSGSVAAVGVNWMTVQDDSGRTDVRMRGVLPEGIAQGAPITVTGRVRKGGLMASEIILADGSLHRPSRDHDDD comes from the coding sequence ATGCGCCCTTCCACCACCCTCCCCCTTCTGGCCGCCCCCGTCCTGGCCGCGGCCTTTGCCGCCTTTCTGCTGTCCGGCCCCGCCGACGCCGGCGAGCGGCACCGCACGGTCCAGGCTGCCTCGCCGCAGCCAATCGCCGAAGCGCTGCGGGCCGGGGGCGGCACCGTCTCCGGGTCGGTCGCCGCCGTGGGCGTCAACTGGATGACCGTTCAGGACGACAGCGGGCGGACGGATGTCAGGATGCGCGGCGTCCTGCCGGAAGGCATTGCGCAAGGCGCCCCCATCACCGTCACCGGCCGTGTCCGCAAGGGCGGGCTGATGGCCAGCGAGATCATCCTCGCCGATGGCTCCCTGCACCGGCCCTCCCGCGACCACGACGACGATTGA
- a CDS encoding sensor histidine kinase has protein sequence MRFTVRPGCLMLALLGVLSAGLPARAVEPPIRVGVLAYRGGDHANAVWEPTVRYLADRFPQRGAEMVPLDLPGMDAAVAAGSVDFVLTNTGNYVELEARHGVTRIATLHSSRSGASGAAVGSALIVRAGREDIQTLADLKGKTVMAVDPDAFGGFQVAWGAMLTAGVDPYGDLKELRFSGFPVDRVAFAVRDGEVDAGVLRACVLEELAQEGRLDRAQFQVVAPRTEPGFGCALSTGLYPDWPLARLAKTPEDLAKAVVVALFQMPDSHPAALAGGYEGWTVPLDYQPVHGLFRSLRIGPYEHLRDVTLLDLAREHWHWLALAALALLWWAVHSLRVEHLIKVRTAELRAANRELRREMAERRRAEDTARERQKEMDHVARLSILGEMASNIAHELNQPLGAIANYARGCTRRLEAGVGSAAEFAEASRAIAAQADRAGQIIARIRDFVRKRAVQLEPADVNGAVEAALQLCEGRARSGNIPVIRELASGLPPVLADRVQIEQVVLNLVKNALDAMDDGAEEGRGVTVRTGLDAEGRVEIAVADRGHGLSEDARARLFDPFFTTKPGGMGLGLSICRTIVESHGGHLWATDHPGGGTVVRFVLPAAEEKVNAG, from the coding sequence ATGCGGTTCACGGTCCGCCCGGGTTGCCTGATGCTGGCGCTGCTGGGGGTTCTCTCCGCCGGGCTTCCCGCCCGGGCGGTGGAACCGCCGATCCGCGTCGGCGTGCTGGCCTACCGTGGCGGCGACCACGCCAACGCCGTCTGGGAACCGACCGTCCGCTATCTCGCGGACCGCTTTCCGCAGCGCGGGGCGGAGATGGTGCCGCTCGACCTGCCGGGCATGGACGCGGCGGTGGCCGCCGGCAGCGTCGATTTCGTGCTGACCAACACCGGCAATTATGTGGAGCTGGAGGCCCGCCACGGCGTCACGCGCATCGCCACGCTCCATTCCTCCCGCTCCGGCGCGTCGGGGGCGGCGGTGGGCTCCGCTCTGATCGTCCGGGCGGGGCGCGAGGATATCCAGACGCTTGCGGACCTGAAGGGCAAGACCGTGATGGCGGTGGACCCCGACGCCTTCGGCGGCTTCCAGGTTGCCTGGGGCGCGATGCTGACGGCCGGGGTCGATCCCTACGGCGATTTGAAGGAGCTGCGCTTCTCCGGATTTCCCGTGGACCGCGTCGCCTTCGCCGTCCGCGACGGGGAGGTGGACGCCGGCGTCCTGCGCGCCTGCGTGCTGGAGGAGTTGGCCCAGGAAGGCCGCCTCGACCGGGCGCAGTTCCAAGTCGTCGCCCCGCGGACGGAGCCGGGATTCGGCTGCGCCCTGTCCACCGGACTCTACCCCGACTGGCCGCTCGCCCGGCTGGCCAAAACGCCGGAGGATCTGGCGAAGGCGGTGGTGGTCGCGCTGTTCCAGATGCCCGACAGCCATCCTGCGGCTCTGGCCGGCGGCTACGAGGGCTGGACGGTGCCGCTGGACTACCAGCCGGTCCACGGCCTGTTCCGCAGCCTGCGCATCGGCCCCTACGAGCATCTGCGCGACGTCACCCTGCTCGACCTCGCGCGGGAGCACTGGCACTGGCTGGCGCTGGCCGCGCTGGCCCTGCTGTGGTGGGCGGTCCATTCGCTGCGGGTCGAGCATCTCATCAAGGTGCGCACCGCCGAATTGCGCGCGGCCAACCGCGAGCTGCGCCGCGAGATGGCCGAGCGCCGCCGCGCCGAGGACACCGCGCGGGAACGGCAGAAGGAGATGGACCATGTCGCCCGCCTCTCCATCCTCGGCGAGATGGCCAGCAACATCGCGCATGAGCTGAACCAGCCGCTGGGCGCCATCGCCAACTACGCGCGCGGCTGCACGCGGCGGCTGGAGGCCGGGGTGGGCAGCGCCGCGGAGTTCGCGGAGGCCTCCCGCGCCATCGCCGCCCAGGCCGACCGCGCGGGGCAGATCATCGCCCGCATCCGCGACTTCGTGCGCAAGCGCGCCGTCCAGCTGGAGCCGGCCGACGTCAACGGGGCGGTGGAGGCGGCGCTGCAGCTCTGCGAGGGGCGGGCGCGCAGCGGCAACATTCCGGTCATCCGCGAATTGGCCTCCGGCCTTCCGCCGGTCCTGGCCGACCGGGTGCAGATCGAACAGGTCGTCCTGAACCTCGTCAAGAACGCGCTGGACGCCATGGATGATGGCGCGGAGGAGGGCAGGGGCGTCACCGTGCGCACCGGCCTGGACGCGGAAGGGCGGGTGGAGATCGCCGTGGCCGACCGCGGGCACGGCCTGTCGGAGGACGCGCGGGCGCGGCTGTTCGATCCCTTCTTCACCACCAAGCCGGGCGGCATGGGGCTGGGCCTGTCGATCTGCCGGACCATTGTGGAAAGCCATGGCGGCCATCTCTGGGCCACCGATCATCCGGGCGGAGGCACCGTCGTGCGCTTCGTCCTGCCCGCAGCGGAGGAGAAGGTCAATGCAGGCTGA
- a CDS encoding response regulator transcription factor — protein MQADAARTVYVVDDDPAMRHSLGWLIGSLGVAVESFGSGEEFLRAMRADQPGCLVTDVRMPGMSGLELQDTLARAGSVLAVVVITGHGDVPMAARAFRAGAVDFIEKPFNDQVLLDRVHEALETSRRAWEAQARKAHVRALLARLTPRERQVADLVVQGKPNKVIAAEINLSLKTVEVHRHNVMDKLEVASVSDLTRLLLEAE, from the coding sequence ATGCAGGCTGACGCGGCCCGCACCGTCTACGTGGTGGACGACGATCCGGCGATGCGCCATTCGCTGGGCTGGCTGATCGGCTCGCTGGGCGTGGCGGTGGAGTCCTTCGGCTCCGGCGAGGAGTTCCTGCGCGCCATGCGCGCCGACCAGCCCGGCTGCCTCGTCACCGACGTGCGGATGCCGGGGATGAGCGGCCTGGAGCTGCAGGACACGCTGGCCCGCGCCGGCTCCGTCCTGGCCGTCGTGGTCATCACCGGCCACGGCGACGTGCCGATGGCCGCCCGCGCCTTCCGCGCCGGGGCGGTGGACTTCATCGAGAAGCCCTTCAACGACCAGGTTCTGCTCGACCGGGTGCACGAGGCGCTGGAAACGTCCCGGCGGGCGTGGGAGGCGCAGGCGCGCAAGGCCCATGTCCGCGCCCTGCTGGCCCGCCTGACCCCGCGGGAGCGGCAGGTCGCCGATCTGGTGGTGCAGGGCAAGCCGAACAAGGTCATCGCGGCGGAGATCAACCTCAGCCTGAAGACGGTGGAGGTTCATCGCCACAACGTCATGGACAAGCTGGAGGTCGCCTCCGTCTCCGACCTGACCCGCCTACTCTTGGAAGCGGAGTAG
- the trxC gene encoding thioredoxin TrxC: MSDLLHVACPSCDTLNRMPRGRLDQPGAGKCGRCGQPLFQGKPIALTAARFTAQAERSDLPLLIDFWAEWCGPCRMMAPVFEQAAGQLEPHVRLAKVDTEAAPDLAARFGVRSIPTLVLVHHGREVARTAGAMPLPALLGWVRQAMAAV, translated from the coding sequence ATGTCCGATCTTCTGCACGTCGCCTGCCCGAGCTGCGACACCCTGAACCGCATGCCGCGCGGACGCCTCGACCAGCCCGGCGCCGGCAAATGTGGCCGCTGCGGCCAGCCGCTGTTCCAGGGGAAGCCCATCGCTTTGACCGCCGCCCGCTTCACCGCCCAGGCGGAGCGCAGCGACCTGCCGCTGCTCATCGACTTCTGGGCGGAGTGGTGTGGGCCGTGCCGGATGATGGCGCCGGTCTTCGAGCAGGCCGCCGGCCAGCTTGAGCCCCATGTCCGCCTCGCCAAGGTGGACACCGAGGCCGCACCCGATCTGGCCGCCCGCTTCGGCGTGCGCAGCATTCCGACCCTCGTGCTGGTCCATCACGGACGCGAGGTGGCGCGCACCGCGGGGGCGATGCCGCTGCCGGCCCTGCTTGGCTGGGTGCGGCAGGCGATGGCGGCCGTCTGA
- a CDS encoding SDR family oxidoreductase: MTAPHLPYLSQFSLEGRVALVTGSGRGLGLEIARAMAGSGAHVLLNGRDAARLEPLAEAIAAAGGRASVLAFDVADRGAVRDAFARIAQDHGRLDVLVQNVGQRNRKPLTDFADEEISDLLNVDLAAGLILAREAARLMLPQGFGRLITVTSISGQIARANDAVYAAAKAGLAGMVRALAAEYGAKGLTSNAIAPGFFATETNAGITGNPALSAYFEGRTPMGRWGRPEEIAGAAVFLASPAASYVNGHVLVVDGGATILM, encoded by the coding sequence ATGACCGCCCCGCATCTCCCCTATCTGTCGCAGTTCTCGCTGGAAGGCCGGGTGGCGCTGGTCACCGGCTCCGGGCGCGGGCTGGGTCTGGAAATCGCCCGCGCCATGGCCGGGTCCGGCGCCCATGTGCTGCTGAACGGGCGCGACGCCGCGCGGCTGGAGCCGCTGGCCGAGGCCATCGCCGCGGCCGGCGGGCGGGCCTCCGTGCTGGCCTTCGACGTGGCCGACCGCGGTGCGGTGCGGGACGCCTTCGCGCGGATCGCGCAGGATCATGGGCGGCTGGACGTGCTGGTCCAGAATGTCGGGCAGCGCAACCGCAAGCCGTTGACCGACTTCGCGGACGAGGAGATCAGCGACCTGCTCAACGTCGATCTGGCCGCCGGCCTGATCCTGGCGCGGGAAGCGGCGCGGCTGATGCTGCCCCAGGGCTTCGGGCGGCTGATCACGGTGACCTCCATCTCCGGGCAGATCGCCCGCGCCAACGACGCGGTCTACGCCGCCGCGAAGGCCGGGCTGGCCGGCATGGTGCGGGCGCTCGCCGCCGAGTACGGCGCAAAGGGCCTGACCAGCAACGCCATCGCGCCGGGCTTCTTCGCGACGGAGACCAACGCCGGCATCACCGGCAACCCGGCCCTGTCCGCCTATTTCGAGGGGCGCACCCCGATGGGGCGCTGGGGCCGACCGGAGGAGATCGCCGGGGCCGCGGTGTTCCTGGCCTCGCCCGCCGCGTCCTACGTCAATGGGCATGTGTTGGTGGTGGACGGCGGCGCCACCATTCTCATGTAA
- the pabB gene encoding aminodeoxychorismate synthase component I, producing the protein MLAIPLSCADPAEAFRALSGQPWSMLLDSAAPHPAHGRYSYIAAEPVRTLESLDGRAHLDGRPVDGDPFAVLAAELARHARPEGPPGPAPFCGGAVGFIGYEAGLRLERIRSRHANPGGQPEMAFGFYDAVAAFDHAERRAWVIAARPEAEGRARALAARLEGGGASPLGPVPAAPWRSELDRDDYLARVERVLEYIRAGDIYQANFTQRFLAERRDGLDSYALYRRLRAISPAPFAAYLDCGPRLRIASASPERFIRLSAAGEVETRPIKGTRPRYADPSADAAAAAELVASIKDRAENLMITDLLRNDLGRVSRIGSVRVPTLYGLESFASVHHLVSVVTARLRPGLGAVDLLRAALPGGSITGAPKIRAMQIIDELEVARRGAYCGSVAWLGFDGAMDSSIVIRTLSITPDTVIAQAGGGIVADSDPADEHEEMMVKIRAQLRALQEERA; encoded by the coding sequence ATGCTGGCGATCCCCTTGTCATGCGCCGATCCGGCGGAGGCTTTCCGCGCCCTGTCCGGACAGCCGTGGTCGATGCTGCTCGACAGCGCCGCCCCACACCCGGCCCATGGCCGCTACAGCTACATCGCGGCGGAGCCCGTCCGCACCCTGGAGTCGCTGGACGGGCGGGCGCATCTCGACGGCCGTCCAGTGGACGGCGACCCCTTCGCCGTGCTGGCGGCGGAGCTGGCGCGCCACGCCCGGCCCGAGGGTCCGCCGGGGCCCGCGCCCTTTTGCGGCGGGGCGGTCGGCTTCATCGGCTACGAGGCGGGGCTGCGGCTGGAGCGCATCCGTTCGCGCCACGCCAACCCCGGCGGCCAGCCGGAGATGGCCTTCGGCTTCTACGACGCGGTGGCCGCCTTCGACCATGCGGAGCGCCGCGCCTGGGTGATCGCCGCCCGCCCGGAGGCCGAGGGCCGTGCCCGCGCCCTGGCGGCCCGGCTGGAGGGCGGCGGAGCGTCCCCCCTCGGCCCCGTCCCGGCCGCCCCCTGGCGGAGCGAGCTGGACCGCGACGACTATCTGGCGCGGGTGGAGCGGGTGCTGGAGTACATCCGGGCCGGCGACATCTATCAGGCCAACTTCACGCAGCGCTTCCTGGCCGAGCGGCGCGACGGGCTGGACAGCTACGCGCTGTACCGGCGGCTGCGCGCGATCAGCCCGGCCCCCTTCGCCGCCTATCTGGACTGCGGTCCGCGCCTGCGAATCGCCAGCGCCTCGCCGGAGCGCTTCATCCGCCTCAGCGCCGCCGGGGAGGTGGAGACCCGCCCGATCAAGGGCACCCGCCCGCGCTACGCCGACCCCAGCGCGGACGCCGCCGCCGCCGCTGAGCTGGTGGCCAGCATCAAGGACCGGGCGGAAAACCTGATGATCACCGACCTGCTGCGCAACGACCTCGGCCGGGTGTCGCGGATCGGCAGCGTGCGGGTGCCGACGCTCTACGGGCTGGAGAGCTTCGCCAGCGTCCATCACCTCGTCTCGGTGGTCACGGCGCGGCTGCGGCCCGGCCTGGGGGCGGTGGATCTGCTGCGGGCGGCGCTGCCCGGCGGCTCGATCACCGGGGCGCCCAAGATCCGCGCCATGCAGATCATCGACGAGCTGGAGGTGGCGCGGCGCGGCGCCTATTGCGGCTCCGTCGCTTGGCTCGGTTTCGACGGCGCGATGGACAGCAGCATCGTCATCCGCACCCTGTCGATCACGCCGGACACGGTGATCGCCCAGGCCGGCGGCGGCATCGTCGCCGATTCCGACCCGGCGGACGAGCATGAGGAGATGATGGTCAAGATCCGCGCCCAGCTCCGCGCGCTGCAGGAGGAGCGGGCATGA
- a CDS encoding aminotransferase class IV has translation MSPGMNVVWLNGRLLPAEEARIDPADRGFTLGDGLFETIRVAGGTARHLGRHLDRLADGAALLGLPLPHGATALADAAAALIAAQDQADGGVEGVLRITLTRGTGARGVLPPADAVPTLLMTLAPAPPPAGPVEAAIARSTRRNEHSPLSRVKSLNYLDSILARREAATRGAGEALLLNGAGRLAESSVANLFVVRDGRLLTPPVAEGALPGIRRALILERSDAGEAPLDVADLLGAEEAFLTNSLGLRPLLRVDGQAIGAGTVGPVTAALLKDIAAE, from the coding sequence ATGAGCCCGGGCATGAACGTCGTCTGGCTGAACGGGCGCCTGCTGCCGGCGGAGGAGGCGCGCATCGACCCGGCGGACCGCGGCTTCACGCTGGGCGACGGGCTGTTCGAAACGATCCGGGTGGCCGGCGGCACCGCCCGCCATCTCGGCCGGCATCTCGACCGGCTGGCGGACGGCGCGGCGCTGCTCGGCCTGCCGCTTCCCCACGGCGCCACGGCGCTGGCCGACGCCGCAGCCGCGCTGATCGCGGCGCAGGACCAAGCGGATGGCGGGGTGGAGGGCGTGCTGCGGATCACGCTGACACGGGGCACCGGAGCGCGCGGCGTGCTGCCCCCGGCGGACGCCGTGCCGACTCTGCTGATGACGCTGGCCCCCGCGCCGCCGCCCGCCGGCCCGGTGGAGGCGGCCATCGCCCGCAGCACCCGGCGCAACGAGCATTCGCCGCTGTCGCGCGTGAAGTCGCTGAACTACCTGGACTCCATCCTCGCCCGGCGGGAGGCGGCGACGCGCGGCGCGGGAGAGGCGCTCCTGCTCAACGGCGCGGGCCGTCTGGCCGAATCCAGCGTGGCGAACCTGTTCGTCGTCCGGGACGGGCGCCTGCTGACCCCGCCGGTCGCCGAAGGCGCCCTGCCGGGCATCCGCCGCGCGCTGATCCTGGAACGGAGCGATGCCGGGGAGGCGCCGCTTGACGTCGCCGATCTGCTGGGGGCCGAGGAGGCTTTCCTGACCAACAGCCTGGGCCTGCGGCCGCTGCTGCGCGTCGACGGGCAGGCCATCGGCGCCGGAACCGTGGGGCCGGTGACCGCCGCCCTGCTGAAGGACATTGCGGCAGAGTAG